The following is a genomic window from Rhabdothermincola sediminis.
CTGTCGTCAACGCGTCCAGCAAGAGACCCTCGAGCACCGCGGATGGAAGGGCGACCCGCTTTATGACATCCGCAAGCTGTTGCTGCTCGGCGCCGAACGAGTCGACGAGCCCGGCTGGGATCGCCTCCACACGGCGCTGCGCGCCGGTGACCCCGACGGGCACGTCACCGACTGCTGGGTCGCCAAGGAGAAGATCCGAGCTGTGTACGCCACCGACAACTCACACTTAGCCGCCGAACTATCCGACGACACCATCGCCTGGTGCACCGAACCCGAAGCCGGCCCCGAACTGCGCCGCCTCGTCAAGACCCTGCGACGGTGGCGCACCGAGATCCTCGCCCACCACCACACCGGCGCATCCAACGGGCCGGTCGAAGCAGCCAACCTGCTC
Proteins encoded in this region:
- a CDS encoding transposase, with protein sequence MVDPFHVVRLANTPVTRCRQRVQQETLEHRGWKGDPLYDIRKLLLLGAERVDEPGWDRLHTALRAGDPDGHVTDCWVAKEKIRAVYATDNSHLAAELSDDTIAWCTEPEAGPELRRLVKTLRRWRTEILAHHHTGASNGPVEAANLLIKQVKRSGRGFRNANNYRLRILLAGVANPLRETHTVTRLRPRHPSLVA